GCACAAGATTGCAAAAGGGAGTAATCCGACTGGCGGCGGAACAGCCGTAACAAACCCGACAAGTAGGACGGGTGGCACGGAATTGCGGCTGTTCCATTTTTGGGACCTTTCCCTCGCCCCACCAACCAATCGAAATACGTACCGTTCCAAAGAACCGCCCCGGCGCATGGGGTAACGCGGCCGGGTTCAGGGTGCAGCGTCGAATTAGATTTTTTCATAATGGTTAGACCCCGCAGCGACCTGCACCCTGTTTTAAAAACGAATAAGCACGGGGCGGGACTTTCTTTTCCATAATACAAAGGCTTGATACGTCGAAAATTTGTTCCGCCCCGTTTTTTACAGATTATGATAGAGCAGCACACCGAAGAAGAACAAACCCTGCGGGCCATCGACCACTTTTACACGACGCAGGTTAGTATCTGCATCGCGGCATTGGGCAGAATGCGGTCTGCGGAGCTGGCCGACAAAAACATCATCCTGCGGGCCATTATGTGCGACATGCCCGACTGCGGCATCTGCGCCGACCCCACGGCCGAAGATTACGGCGTCGATTTTTGGGTTGACCGGGCGGAGTATGTCGATGATCTGTCATTCAACCTTTATGTCACGCAGGCCGAAGAGAACGTACTGTGGAACATCGAGAAAAAAGGCCAGAAACCGGGGCGTCTGGCGGCTCCGCAGCAGCGGATCACGGTGCGGACCGACGGGATAAGCAGGCCCCCGTATATCCCGCTTATCTACCTGACGGTATTAAGTTCCAAACTGATGGCGATGGCTATGTCGGACGTGCTGCCGAACGTGGATTTGTCCACCTATTACGACGAGCGGGTGATGGCTGCCATGAGTGAGCACATGACAGAAGCATTGGACCGGATCGTCGCAATGCAAAACGGGGAGGAAGATGCCCAAATGCCGGTAAGCTGAAACACCGCGGCTGGGGCTATGAAAATGAAATAACGACAACAAACTGTAAAACATGGGATAATAGAATCTACATAACGGAATAAACTGCTGATCTCCAACAAAACGCCCACTTTGTAAGACCAGATTGTCATGCAGATTTAATTTCGTGCTACGGCACGGGGTTTAGGTCTGTATTATCTGGTGGGTATGGGCGTACCTGTTTGGAGTAAACAGCACTTTCCCCGTGCTTTCTGTTTCCCGCACGTTCGATTATGAGAAAAGGCTTGATACTCGGATTCGTCGGCAATAATCCCAAACATGCGCGTCGGCTGCCTGACGATGCTTTCGGACAGTTGATCCGCGGCAATGTTCCGCTGGGTTACAGAACGGTTTTGACTGGCATCGAGGGAAATTTTGAAATGGGCTGTGCGGCTGCGACCCTACGGCTGCGCGGCGAGGGATTGAAAATAAAGCTGCACATAGCCATAACGCAGGGCAAGTACAAAACGTATCTGCGTTATAAACGCGACAATCTCCGGCTTTCGGAAGCACACCGCATCATCGAACAAGCCGACAAGGTGGAAATTATCGAGGGGAAAACTCCGCTGGAAGCCGAAAGGCTCCGCGACCGCCATATCGTCGATAAGAGCGATTTGCTGTTCTATTATTCTACGCAGTTGCGCGACGATTTCCGAAACAAATTCATATCCTATTATCTGGAACAGCAGCATCCGCGGAAAAATGTCTGCGACTTGTCGGACAAGAGCGGCCGGGCGTTCGTGGCAAAGGAAGCCAGCTTACGCTATATGCGGGAACGGGATTTGGTTGTCATGGCGAACAGCATTGATAGAATCTACCTGCAGGACTGGCTTGCGCCTGACACGGACCAGTTGAAGAAGTATTTCAGAGCACCCAAAGAAACCGCCGTCGTGCTGCTGCGCGATACGGGTGTCTGCGACCCGAAGCTGTTGCCCCTGCGGGTGTTTTTCTATGCGCTTTCGAACTCGGTGATAACGAATCTCGCCCTGCCGGAAAAGTGTTGGAGTGAGAGCCGCGAATACTTCGATACGTTCCAAAACATCCTGCGCATTATCCGGCTTACGCGAGCGCACAACATCGAAATCCCGGACTTCAACATCTTCGACTTCACCCGCTACGGGGAGATTATGCGCCGGATTTTCCAATATCAGGAGTTGAAATAACAAGAACGCTGCATGCTGCGAAAATTGCTGAACAGACTTTTCGGCCCCTTTTCTTCGGGCGGCGTAATCCCTCTGGGGGAGTTCCTGATACTGCTTCAAAAGAGTTACGCCTATCTGCGGAAGCATCGTTACCGGGTGCTGTCTACCGAGCTTCCGGACGACCTGCTTAAAAAGTGGCTGATGCCGATGCCGGGCGAGAAGCAGGCGGAGGAATACAAACGCAGTTTTGCCCGCCAAAACGATACGTTGTCCCAAACTCAACTTCCCGTGTTCGTATTCGACCATGTTCTACAAAAACGCTTCAACCGGGATATATCGACATTCGACGCCGCCGAAATGGAAATCGCGGGCAGGGATTTAAGGGTATATATCCTGCTGCTGAATTACATTTTCGGAATGAGGGAAGCGGGGCGGTCCCTGATCGAGTTCGATATTTTCGACGTGGAGAATTACGACGCAATCATCGAACGAATCGAAGCGCAGGAAACGGAACCGGAATAAAAATTCCGGTCCGCAGTATAGCGAATAAGGTTGCATGTTCTCTGTTTTTTTGCTATATTTCAGATCAATTCCGGTAATTGTATGAAATATCTGTTATCTCTTTCAATGGTTTTGCTCCTATGCGGTTGTGGCAGCAACAGGCAAATCGAGCAAGAATTGTCTACTGCGACAAGATTGTTACGCATCGAACCGGACAGCTCGTTGCGCATCATCGAGAACATTGCCCCCGACCGGATTCTGCGGCGCAGCACGCGGGCAAAATACGCTCTCTTGTATTCCGCGGCACTCGATAAAAATTATGTGGATGCCGATGATGATTCGCTGATACGCATTGCATACCGGTATTACGACAACCGGATTTGCTCGGATTCGGTGAAGTTTCTGATTAACTATCACTATGGGCGAATCTATCAAAACGGCGACGATTATCAGGAAGCCATGCGCTATTATCTGACTGCGGAAAAATACGCTCTCGCGGCGCATAAGAATTATTATCTGGGTTTGGTATACTCCCGTATCGGGGAGGTCTATTCCGAGCAGATGAATTTTAACGGAGCGCTGGAATATTATCAGAATGCTTATGACGCTTGGGAAAAACTACGCAATCCTGCGTTTATGAATAATGCGATACTTAATATCGCCAATGCCTATTCCAGTTTGGGCGATAACGACAATGCCGTAAAATACTATTCGCAAGCTCTGCAAGCAGCCGCACAGCAGGAAGATAACGATATGGTTATTGCTTGTTTAAGCAATTTGGGGGATATTTATGTAAATGAGGGCGATTATCCAAAAGCCTTGCAGGCCGTAAAGGAAATTGAGCGGACCGCTCCAGATGGTCTGTCAATTTATCAATATAGAGTATTGGCCAAAGTCTATTATCTGCAACACAAGATAGACAGCGCACGATATTATTTCAATATCGCTTCGGAGTTGGCGGAGGATATTCGGGACGATGCACAACTGGCATATCTATCTATTCAAATTGAATTGGCATCCGGAAATTCAGAGGAAGCAGCCAATTCGATCAATGAATATATCTGGTTGAGCGATTCCGTATCCCGCATGGTGGTATCTCAGTCAGCAACCGCCGCCGAGGGAAAATATTATAAAGAGCAAACCGCTTTTGCGAGTTACCGCCTGAAAGTACGAACTTACTTTGAATATATTGTCGGACTGCTGATCTGCGCCGTCGCAATTTTCCTGATCTACTACTATCGGGAACGCATGAAACGAAAACAACAGCAGGTTGAACGCTACATGTTGGCCGTTGACAGCATCCGGGCATCGAAAAACCGCATCCTCGAACATCTTGCCGTCAAGGAGGGACAGGAGGTGCAACTTAAAGAATTGGTGTTGTCCCGCTTCGAGTTCCTCGACCAACTCGGCCGGGCGTTCTATGAACGGAACAATACAAAAGCACAGCAGGAGGTCATTTACAAACAAGTGAGAAACTTCTTTACGAACCTTGCATCCAATCCCGCGACCAAAAAAGAATTGGAGGAGATCGTAAACACGGTAAATGACAATATCATCGTGAAACTGCGGAAGCAGTTCCCGAAATTCAAACCTGCGGATATAGATTTGCTATGTTACATCTACGCCGGATTCTCGGCGCAAATCATCAGCGTTATAATCGGCGATTCGGTATCGAATATCTACAACCGCAAATCGAGATTGAAAGCCCGAATTGCGGCATCGGATTCGGCCGAAAAAGACTTTTTTATTCAGAAAATGCAATAACATTCTGATTATCAAATAAATTACCCCCCCCCGTTGAAAAATCCAAAAAAAATAACATGTAATATTTTGTTTTTCAGGCAATTATCGCATACATTATAAAAACTGCGAGATTTTTGCAATTCTCGCGGTTTTTATTTTTCTGTATATCAATAATTTATTGACTTTGTGTGATAGATTTTATCGGCGCTGATTTTGCTATCGGAAGAAACCGAAAGCCTAACTTTGCTATTTTCTAACCCACATATCTTATCACATGAAAAAATTACTTTTATTACTTGTGCTGTGCTGCATCGGAGCCGGAATTTGCTTTGAAGCGTATGCAAATCGGAAACGACCGAAAACCACGTCCGTTTATCTGGAAAAGAAAATGACGGTCAAAGGTCCGCGCAGCGTCATGCCGCCGATTAATGCGGTGCTTTCTCCGGATGGCAACACCATTACGCTTTACTCTCCGGAGAATTGCGACCGGGCATTCGTTACGATCTCCGGCAATGGAACCTATCTTACGGAAATGGTGAATTTCGGGGATCAGATTGCGACACTCGACGTGTCGGACCTCGACTGCGGGGTTTATCTGATTACCGTCGAATATGAAAACGGTACGATTTACACCGGACAGATCGAGTTTACCGAATAATTTCTTAGATTTACCTTTAAAATTATGATTATGAAACATATTTCTATCGTTTTACTGGCAGGTCTTGCGGCTGTCGCTTTTGCCTGCACGAAAGAAACGCCCCCTGAACAGACAGCACCGGAACCGCAGGAAATGGGCGTCGGGGGTGATATTGTCTGCATTGACGGCACACTGCATTTTTCATCAGGTGAAGTTTGCCTGAACACTTTGGAATCGCTGACTTCGGAAGAATCTCTGCACGCTTTCGAGAAAGCGCATAATTTCACCTCGTGGCGTTCGTTCACGGATGGTATGTTGGATGATATTATCGCCTGTGAAACTCCGGAGGAGTACCAAGCGGTTTTTGAAACCTGCGCAGGTTATCTTAAAATGGATAATGACCGCCTGATGCCTGTTATCACTTCTGTCGGTTATGCCAGCATTGCAGACATTAATGGAGTTTTTTATGTCGGTGATGTCAAACATACCGTGAACGCGGAATCCGTAACTATCGAGAGGACCGATGCAAAAACAAGGGCTGTTGAAGTTGAAGAAATAGGTTATGTTGCGCCTGTATTCGATGAAACCCAGACCAGAGGAGAGATTTCGCAGAAATATACGGATCGCCGTCGTGAAACAAAAAAGTACAAAGTTTTCTCTCGCACCAACGTATTGCGTCACTCTGCTGTGCAAGAGGTAAATGGACAGAAATACTATAACACCTCCTTTGCTATTCAGGTGCATGTTTCGGGACAAAAGAAGAAGACCCTGATAGGATGGAATACATACAATGACCGCTTTTATATTGAGAATCTGCATTGGGATTTAACCATCGCCGGGAAACGTATTTCTTTCGAAACATACAGAAATAACTATTCGAAAACGGAATCCACAAAGAACCTGTATGCGACCATCGGTTTCGGAAACGGTCAATTCAACATGACCCCTACGGAAGTACCTATGCCGAGCGGATTCAACTGCATTGTACATAGGGCACGA
This Alistipes shahii WAL 8301 DNA region includes the following protein-coding sequences:
- a CDS encoding tetratricopeptide repeat protein, whose protein sequence is MKYLLSLSMVLLLCGCGSNRQIEQELSTATRLLRIEPDSSLRIIENIAPDRILRRSTRAKYALLYSAALDKNYVDADDDSLIRIAYRYYDNRICSDSVKFLINYHYGRIYQNGDDYQEAMRYYLTAEKYALAAHKNYYLGLVYSRIGEVYSEQMNFNGALEYYQNAYDAWEKLRNPAFMNNAILNIANAYSSLGDNDNAVKYYSQALQAAAQQEDNDMVIACLSNLGDIYVNEGDYPKALQAVKEIERTAPDGLSIYQYRVLAKVYYLQHKIDSARYYFNIASELAEDIRDDAQLAYLSIQIELASGNSEEAANSINEYIWLSDSVSRMVVSQSATAAEGKYYKEQTAFASYRLKVRTYFEYIVGLLICAVAIFLIYYYRERMKRKQQQVERYMLAVDSIRASKNRILEHLAVKEGQEVQLKELVLSRFEFLDQLGRAFYERNNTKAQQEVIYKQVRNFFTNLASNPATKKELEEIVNTVNDNIIVKLRKQFPKFKPADIDLLCYIYAGFSAQIISVIIGDSVSNIYNRKSRLKARIAASDSAEKDFFIQKMQ
- a CDS encoding DUF3244 domain-containing protein, with translation MKKLLLLLVLCCIGAGICFEAYANRKRPKTTSVYLEKKMTVKGPRSVMPPINAVLSPDGNTITLYSPENCDRAFVTISGNGTYLTEMVNFGDQIATLDVSDLDCGVYLITVEYENGTIYTGQIEFTE